One window of the Eucalyptus grandis isolate ANBG69807.140 chromosome 8, ASM1654582v1, whole genome shotgun sequence genome contains the following:
- the LOC104414969 gene encoding disease resistance protein RML1B — protein MWDATLKKLESVPHDEVQSKLKVSYDALDNRQQHIFLDIACRFIGYHKDIVVNFWDASELFSEVALEVLQNMSLIKIRKRNKLWMHDQLRDLGREIIRQKSEMKIEKQRWVWNPKEGLDLLRRHKEKKEVEALHLKFDDQHHFTYKDFKSLPNLTFLEVDDLKENFRAKRKLFWLKWPSYALPTNIFRRNSNLLPQLRWLSWHNTCPTFKIANFSMENLIILDLSWSEITHDWKGWNHMKAMKNLKVLDLAHCQCLKRTPNFSSHSNLERLILSGCESLIKIDKSIYHLKCLVFLDISNCLNLQRLPDELGRDLASLEYLSLRRCLSLRSLPETIGNLESLIELNISYTSIKELPISIKKLKNLKVVEMQFSNISKIHNAFRTMEKLEKIEIVRKDRPNERLHVEIGDCIYENKSLRILRLRGVRIHALPRLPENLIELELEELGVDTFPNLSNLANLKVLHLGFGPPNGDGKSDGLMEEPIPPWIGNLTKLGSLKLRFRETTSSIDLSLPPHPRRLPTLPSNLSSLLLFGCDSLCSMDVSNLRKLSSLSILYSAVAAIEGLGCLENLRYLDLGDLGQLAMLPDLKNLNKLRRIQVSDCGNLVEIQGELPRFLDKLTIYSCDSLQEFPDLFSLMGKTDVYMHIRNQMLEYTGGHRLQLYGFKYMQIPDLCNWNGLTILTVRDCYNLVEIQGELPQSLETLWIQCCESLQKLPDLSSLKGLREVTIERCGKLAVEEISRLCSEKSIEFVGEDDK, from the exons atgtggGATGCCACATTGAAGAAGCTAGAAAGTGTTCCTCATGATGAAGTTCAGAGTAAGCTGAAAGTaagttatgatgcattagaTAATCGACAACAGCATATATTCCTTGATATAGCTTGTCGATTCATTGGATATCACAAAGAcattgtggttaatttctgggATGCATCTGAACTTTTTTCAGAAGTAGCCTTGGAAGTTTTGCAAAACatgtctttgataaagattagAAAACGTAATAAAttgtggatgcatgatcaactcaGAGATCTCGGAAGAGAAATAATTCGTCAAAAAAGTGAGATGAAAATAGAGAAGCAACGTTGGGTGTGGAATCCCAAGGAAGGATTGGATCTGCTAAGGAGACATAAG gaaaaaaaagaagttgaagcTCTTCATCTCAAGTTTGATGATCAACACCATTTTACCTATAAGGACTTTAAGAGCCTGCCAAATCTAACGTTCCTTGAAGTAGACGACTTGAAGGAAAATTTTCGTGCAAAAAGGAAGCTTTTTTGGCTCAAATGGCCATCATATGCTCTTCCAACTAATATTTTCCGAAGGAATTCAAATCTCCTTCCACAATTAcgatggctttcttggcataATACTTGCCCAACATTTAAGATTGCAAATTTCTCCATGGAGAATTTGATTATCCTTGATCTATCTTGGAGTGAAATTACACATGATTGGAAGGGGTGGAACCACATGAAG gcgatgaagaatttgaaagttctaGATCTAGCCCATTGCCAATGCTTGAAGAGAACCCCCAACTTCTCTTCTCATTCAAATTTAGAACGTTTGATCTTATCAGGCTGTgaatcattaataaaaattgataaatcaatttatCATTTGAAATGCTTAGTTTTCTTAGATATAAGCAATTGTCTGAATCTTCAGAGGCTGCCGGATGAGCTGGGTAGAGATCTTGCAAGCCTCGAATACCTATCTCTAAGAAGATGCTTGAGTTTGAGGAGCCTTCCAGAGACaattgggaatttggaatcgtTGATTGAGTTGAACATAAGTTACACGAGCATCAAAGAACTacccatttccatcaaaaagttgaagaatttgaaggtAGTGGAGATGCAGTTTAGTAACATAAGCAAAATACACAATGCCTTTAGGACGATGGAGAAGcttgaaaaaatagaaatcgtCCGCAAGGATCGTCCTAACGAGCGTTTACACGTGGAAATTGGTGATTGCATCTATGAGAATAAATCCTTGAGGATCTTGAGATTGAGAGGGGTGAGAATACACGCCCTACCAAGGCTTCCTGAAAATCTCATCGAATTAGAATTGGAGGAGTTGGGGGTGGACACGTTTCCGAATCTCTCAAATCTCGCTAACTTAAAGGTATTGCATCTGGGCTTTGGCCCACCTAATGGTGATGGGAAATCTGATGGGCTTATGGAAGAACCGATACCACCGTGGATTGGGAACTTAACCAAATTGGGATCTCTGAAACTGCGCTTCAGGGAGACTACCTCATCAATAGACCTCAGCCTCCCTCCTCATCCGCGTCGCCTCCCGACACTTCCCTCAAATTTATCCTCCTTACTTCTCTTTGGTTGCGACTCACTTTGCTCGATGGATGTATCGAATTTGAGGAAATTATCGTCTCTCTCGATTTTGTATTCTGCAGTTGCCGCGATTGAAGGCCTTGGTTGTTTGGAGAACCTACGATATTTGGACCTTGGTGACCTCGGACAGCTGGCGATGTTACCTGATCTAAAAAACTTAAACAAGCTAAGGCGTATTCAAGTATCCGATTGTGGTAATCTAGTTGAGATTCAAGGAGAACTACCGCGGTTTTTGGATAAACTTACAATTTATTCCTGCGATTCATTACAGGAGTTCCCCGATCTGTTCAGCTTAATGGGTAAGACAGATGTTTATATGCATATTCGCAATCAGATGCTTGAATATACAGGTGGACATCGGTTGCAGCTTTATGGCTTTAAATATATGCAAATCCCTGATCTATGCAATTGGAATGGACTAACAATTCTTACAGTAAGAGATTGTTATAATCTGGTTGAGATTCAAGGCGAACTACCCCAATCTTTGGAAACATTGTGGATTCAATGCTGTGAATCTTTACAGAAGTTGCCTGATCTATCAAGCTTGAAGGGACTGCGAGAGGTTACAATAGAACGTTGTGGGAAATTAGCAGTGGAGGAAATTTCTCGGCTTTGCTCGGAGAAGTCAATCGAATTTGTGGGAGAAGACGATAAATAA
- the LOC104417431 gene encoding disease resistance protein RPV1-like, with product MEGSVETQHAYKNDGIVGSASFTHTVTEGQRMVNSSGYAYEVFLSFRGEDTRTGFTSFLYTSMIDAGIRVYKDDKELCEGEEFGPELLQAINQSEISIPIFSKGYASSVWCLKELVQMVECQKTRGQKIMPIFYDVTPSEVRHQTRGYGEAFLSHENKNRYDKETMHQWKAALSAVGTINGWDLHNKTNREEGEIAKTVTHKVFNELKKAYLVVSNNLVSVDHHVDKIMEKIGAHTSETRIVGIHGMGGVGKTTIAKLIYNELSNKYNNCCFLSNIRETSKLKGIYYLQQQLISNILKMKWTDIKNIDEGIEIIKKRLSNKKVLLLLDDVGEKDHMDALVGKHDWFGKGSKVIITTRRKDVIHIPEVD from the exons ATGGAGGGGAGCGTAGAAACACAACATGCCTATAAAAATGATGGAATAGTAGGGAGCGCTTCTTTTACTCACACTGTGACAGAAGGTCAAAGAATGGTTAATTCATCAGGATATGCGTATGAAGTATTCTTGAGCTTCAGAGGAGAGGATACTCGAACAGGTTTTACCAGCTTCCTTTACACCAGTATGATAGATGCGGGAATCCGCGTTTATAAGGATGACAAAGAGCTTTGTGAGGGGGAAGAATTTGGCCCGGAACTTCTCCAAGCAATAAATCAATCGGAGATCTCAATACCTATATTTTCAAAAGGTTATGCTTCTAGCGTATGGTGTCTCAAGGAGCTTGTCCAGATGGTTGAGTGCCAAAAAACTAGGGGACAGAAGATTatgcccattttttatgatgtgaCACCTTCAGAGGTTCGACACCAAACTAGGGGTTATGGAGAAGCCTTTCtttcacatgaaaataagaatcGATATGACAAAGAGACTATGCATCAGTGGAAGGCTGCTCTGAGTGCAGTTGGGACAATAAACGGGTGGGATTTGCACAACAAGACCAACAG GGAAGAAGGTGAGATCGCAAAAACAGTTACCCATAAGGTTTTCAATGAGTTGAAGAAGGCTTATTTGGTGGTATCGAACAACTTGGTTAGTGTGGACCACCATGTGGataaaatcatggaaaagatAGGTGCTCACACAAGTGAAACGCGGATTGTGGGAATTCATGGGATGGGTGGCGTTGGAAAGACAACGATTGCAAAATTAATCTATAATGAGCTTTCCAACAAGTACAACAATTGTTGCTTCCTTTCCAACATCCGTGAAACGTCAAAGCTCAAGGGCATTTATTACTTGCAACAACAGCTCATCTCTAACATCCTTAAGATGAAATGGACGGATATAAAAAACATCGATGAAGGGATTGAGATCATTAAAAAAAGGTTGTCTAATAAAAAAGTCCTGCTTCTTCTCGATGATGTGGGAGAAAAGGATCATATGGATGCACTTGTAGGTAAGCATGATTGGTTTGGTAAAGGGAGCAAAGTTATTATTACTACAAGAAGGAAAGATGTTATCCACATCCCAGAAGTGGACTAG
- the LOC104415021 gene encoding uncharacterized protein LOC104415021, protein MSRSQLLLLLCCSVPRFSQLINQPGFLLSLRRLSNRRIHENFNCNLCQEVTKACVRARALDFGKKASWEHNVYGFTPTIGSANHLLQYAKEHEDATLMQEVMKLLKLNLLPLQPTMADIVFSICDDTDNWGLLTKYSKRFVKNGVNLHKAAFDIWMEFAAKVGDIESLWKTEKLRCESMKQHTLGSGFSCAKVVYKRRLLTNIRP, encoded by the exons ATGTCGAGATCgcagctcctccttctcctctgctgcTCAGTCCCTCGGTTTTCGCAG TTGATAAATCAACCTGGTTTTTTACTTTCATTGCGGAGATTGTCAAATCGTCGAATTCATGAGAATTTTAACTGCAACCTTTGTCAGGAAGTCACAAAAGCATGTGTGCGTGCAAGGGCTCTCGATTTTG GTAAGAAGGCCTCGTGGGAGCATAATGTCTATGGATTCACCCCTACAATTGGCTCTGCAAACCATCTTTTG CAATATGCTAAAGAGCATGAAGATGCTACCCTCATGCAGGAAGTTATGAAGCTTTTGAAGTTAAATTTGTTGCCATTGCAACCCACCATGGCCGATATTGTTTTCAG CATTTGTGATGATACAGACAATTGGGGGTTGCtcacaaagtattcaaagagaTTTGTCAAAAATGGAGTGAATTTGCATAAAGCTGCATTTGACATCTGGATGGAGTTTGCTGCAAAAGTTG GAGACATTGAATCTCTATGGAAAACTGAGAAGTTAAGATGTGAGTCCATGAAGCAGCACACTCTGGGCAGTGGGTTCTCATGTGCAAAGGTAGTTTACAAACGCAGACTGTTAACAAATATCAGACCCTGA